In a genomic window of Pontibacter liquoris:
- the uvsE gene encoding UV DNA damage repair endonuclease UvsE, giving the protein MKIGYPCINQTLDCSSSRTFRLASYSEERLIDTVAQNLACLRRILEYNVQHGLLFFRLTSDLVPFASHAVNTYNWQEHFKMTFQRLGDYIKRNNLRISMHPDQFVVLNSPNEQTVKNSIAELVYQGTVLDLMGLDTTAKLQIHGGGAYGDKPAAMERFAQVYHTMLPDAVKARLCVENDDRTYTLQDCLQLHQLTGVPIIFDNFHHECVNNGEPMREAVQMAASTWQAGRDGILMMDYSSQAPNERKGKHVQSIQEQLFHDFLAETEGLDMDIMLEIKDKEESALKAVQLAGAMGRLAL; this is encoded by the coding sequence ATGAAGATCGGCTATCCCTGTATCAACCAAACGCTGGACTGTAGCTCCTCCCGCACCTTCCGGCTTGCTTCTTACTCCGAAGAGCGCCTCATCGACACCGTAGCGCAGAACCTGGCCTGCCTGCGCCGCATCCTCGAGTACAACGTGCAGCATGGCCTGCTGTTCTTCCGCCTTACCTCCGACCTGGTGCCGTTTGCCTCGCATGCGGTCAATACCTATAACTGGCAGGAGCATTTCAAGATGACGTTCCAGCGCCTGGGCGATTACATCAAAAGAAATAACCTGCGCATCTCTATGCACCCCGACCAGTTTGTGGTGCTCAACTCACCAAACGAACAGACCGTTAAAAATAGCATTGCCGAGCTGGTATACCAGGGCACCGTGCTTGATCTGATGGGGCTGGACACGACGGCCAAACTGCAGATACATGGCGGCGGCGCTTACGGAGACAAACCGGCAGCTATGGAACGCTTTGCCCAGGTATACCATACGATGCTGCCCGATGCCGTAAAAGCACGCCTCTGCGTAGAGAACGACGACCGCACCTATACCTTGCAGGACTGCCTGCAACTGCACCAACTGACCGGCGTGCCCATCATCTTTGATAACTTCCACCACGAGTGCGTGAATAACGGGGAGCCTATGCGGGAGGCCGTGCAAATGGCCGCTTCTACCTGGCAGGCCGGACGCGATGGTATCCTGATGATGGACTATAGCTCGCAGGCACCTAATGAGCGCAAAGGCAAGCACGTGCAAAGTATACAGGAGCAGCTCTTCCACGACTTTCTGGCAGAAACAGAAGGCCTGGACATGGACATCATGCTGGAAATAAAAGACAAGGAAGAAAGCGCCTTAAAAGCCGTGCAACTGGCCGGAGCCATGGGCCGCCTGGCTTTATGA
- a CDS encoding carboxypeptidase-like regulatory domain-containing protein yields MRKLPLHYFFLFVLLCCGLPAMAQKSIRLSGTVLQPDRKTPIPGATIVKVSSKLGVLTDKEGQFRIDIAQEDTLLIRAVGFKPVLYLPKQLPVSELRVNIIMKEDSVLLGEVEVTSRPSPEMIQRALRNMKHEQTSQVKRPGHIPGLEPPPPPAAPAATIASPATLLYDMLSKEGKEKRKLNELLRQQQAEQERKEREEYNRLFKNNTGYE; encoded by the coding sequence ATGCGGAAACTGCCCTTGCATTACTTCTTCCTGTTTGTCCTGCTTTGCTGCGGCCTGCCTGCTATGGCCCAGAAAAGTATCCGGCTTAGTGGTACGGTATTGCAGCCCGACCGCAAAACCCCCATACCCGGCGCTACGATTGTAAAAGTGAGCAGCAAGCTGGGCGTGCTCACCGATAAAGAGGGGCAGTTCAGAATCGATATTGCCCAGGAAGATACCCTGCTGATTCGGGCGGTAGGCTTTAAGCCGGTGCTTTACCTGCCCAAGCAATTGCCGGTATCGGAGCTTCGCGTTAACATTATCATGAAAGAAGACAGCGTGTTGCTGGGCGAAGTGGAAGTAACCAGCCGCCCCTCGCCGGAGATGATCCAGCGGGCCCTGCGCAACATGAAGCACGAGCAAACCAGCCAGGTAAAGCGCCCCGGCCATATTCCGGGGTTGGAGCCGCCCCCGCCGCCGGCTGCGCCCGCCGCTACCATTGCCAGCCCTGCCACCTTGCTCTACGACATGCTCTCGAAAGAAGGAAAAGAAAAGCGCAAGCTCAACGAGCTGCTCCGGCAACAGCAGGCAGAGCAGGAGCGAAAAGAACGGGAAGAGTATAATAGGCTCTTTAAAAATAATACCGGCTACGAGTAA
- a CDS encoding metallophosphoesterase, translated as MQRFFSKFLSIGVVCLLLFLIDLYVFQAIRVVSQNLAPFAQQLLYIGYWAVFTLTAGTFALFSFTRRRPAGTMQTYLVSSLFIFFASKLVMVAFLMLDDVLRIGKLALNSAGMAPAFDTARSKLLSQLGLLLAAVPFTAFIWGMVKGAYEYRVKRLTLHFPNLPQAFDGYKMLQISDLHTGSFPSSEPLKEAVRLINSQQADLVFFTGDLVNNQAVEVQQHMSTLQQIRAKDGVFSVLGNHDYGDYVSWPSAEAKQRNLLTLIESHGKMGWDILINENRMIAKGGQHIAILGVENWGNRAGFPKYGRLDKAYAGVEEAPFKVLLSHDPSHWDGEVITRYPDIDLMLSGHTHGMQFGVNLFGWKWSPVQYMYKQWAGLYKKGRQHLYVNTGLGFLGYPGRVGFLPEITVFELKRA; from the coding sequence ATGCAACGATTTTTTTCTAAGTTCCTTTCTATCGGAGTCGTGTGCCTGCTCCTTTTCCTGATCGACCTGTATGTTTTCCAGGCCATCCGGGTAGTTTCTCAAAACCTGGCACCCTTCGCGCAGCAGCTGCTATACATAGGTTACTGGGCCGTTTTTACTCTCACGGCAGGCACTTTTGCGCTTTTCTCTTTTACCCGCCGCAGACCTGCGGGCACGATGCAGACCTACCTGGTCAGCAGCCTTTTTATCTTTTTTGCCTCTAAACTGGTCATGGTGGCGTTCCTGATGCTCGATGATGTGCTGCGCATCGGCAAGCTGGCCCTGAACAGCGCCGGGATGGCACCTGCCTTTGATACGGCACGCAGCAAGCTCCTGAGCCAACTTGGCCTGCTGCTGGCAGCTGTTCCGTTCACCGCCTTTATCTGGGGGATGGTGAAGGGTGCCTACGAATACCGCGTAAAGCGCCTCACGCTGCACTTCCCGAACCTGCCGCAGGCCTTCGACGGGTATAAGATGCTGCAGATTTCGGACCTGCATACCGGCAGCTTTCCTTCTTCAGAACCGCTAAAAGAGGCCGTGCGCCTGATCAACAGCCAGCAGGCCGACCTGGTGTTCTTTACCGGCGATCTGGTGAACAACCAGGCCGTAGAGGTGCAGCAGCACATGAGCACCCTGCAGCAGATCAGGGCTAAAGACGGGGTTTTCTCGGTGCTGGGCAACCACGATTACGGCGACTATGTATCCTGGCCCAGCGCCGAGGCCAAGCAGCGCAACCTGCTCACGCTCATCGAGAGCCACGGCAAAATGGGCTGGGATATTCTGATAAACGAAAACCGCATGATTGCCAAAGGCGGCCAACATATTGCCATACTTGGGGTGGAGAACTGGGGAAACCGCGCAGGCTTTCCGAAGTATGGCCGCCTCGACAAAGCCTATGCCGGCGTGGAAGAAGCGCCATTTAAGGTGCTGCTCTCCCACGACCCCTCGCACTGGGATGGCGAGGTAATTACCCGCTACCCTGATATCGACCTGATGCTTTCGGGCCACACGCACGGCATGCAGTTTGGCGTGAACCTGTTTGGCTGGAAGTGGAGCCCGGTGCAGTATATGTATAAGCAATGGGCGGGCCTCTACAAAAAAGGGCGGCAGCACCTGTATGTAAACACCGGCCTTGGCTTTTTAGGCTATCCGGGGCGGGTAGGCTTTCTGCCCGAGATCACTGTTTTTGAGCTGAAACGCGCCTGA
- the radC gene encoding RadC family protein has protein sequence MKDTVLAAEVVPYQVSLNIKTWAEEDRPREKLLLKGKAALSDAELIAILIGSGTAKLTAVDVAKLILSAVGNDLNELARLTVKDLMKHKGIGEAKAITIVSALDLGRRRKETAAVAKTCITCSTDIYNYIKPQLLDLPHEEFWIILLNRANVVMKKESISSGGVAGTVADPKIIFKKALEQLASSVILVHNHPSGNLKPSAADISLTKKMKEAGQFLDLPILDHIIFTDTDYYSFADEGML, from the coding sequence GTGAAAGATACTGTCCTTGCTGCCGAAGTTGTGCCTTACCAGGTATCGTTGAACATTAAAACCTGGGCCGAGGAAGACCGCCCGCGCGAAAAACTGCTGCTCAAAGGCAAGGCCGCCCTCAGCGATGCCGAACTGATCGCCATCCTCATTGGCTCGGGCACAGCCAAACTGACAGCAGTGGATGTGGCCAAGCTTATACTTAGCGCCGTGGGCAACGACCTGAACGAACTGGCCCGCCTCACAGTAAAAGATCTGATGAAGCACAAAGGCATTGGTGAGGCAAAAGCCATTACCATTGTGAGCGCCCTGGACCTGGGCCGCCGCCGCAAAGAGACCGCTGCCGTTGCCAAAACCTGCATCACCTGCTCTACCGATATCTACAACTACATAAAGCCGCAATTGTTGGACCTGCCGCACGAAGAATTCTGGATCATTCTGCTGAACCGGGCCAACGTGGTGATGAAAAAGGAAAGCATCAGCTCGGGGGGCGTGGCCGGCACCGTAGCCGATCCGAAGATCATCTTCAAAAAAGCGCTGGAGCAGCTCGCCAGCTCGGTTATACTGGTGCACAACCATCCCAGCGGCAACCTCAAACCTAGCGCCGCCGACATCTCCCTCACCAAGAAAATGAAAGAAGCCGGTCAGTTCCTCGACCTGCCCATACTCGACCATATCATCTTTACCGATACCGACTACTACAGCTTCGCCGACGAAGGAATGCTGTGA
- a CDS encoding endonuclease domain-containing protein: MMAPNSGYNKKLQPFAKALRSTSTKAEVRLWCEVLRNGKLGYPFLRQRPLLNYIADFMCKELKLIIEVDGYTHKFKTVEDMERDSVLAGNGFTTLRFTDEEEMKDLPNV; this comes from the coding sequence ATGATGGCGCCAAACAGCGGCTATAACAAAAAGCTTCAGCCTTTTGCTAAAGCACTTCGCAGCACATCTACCAAAGCAGAGGTTAGGCTATGGTGCGAAGTGTTGCGCAACGGTAAACTGGGCTATCCGTTCCTGAGGCAGCGGCCCCTGCTCAACTACATTGCCGATTTTATGTGCAAAGAGCTAAAGCTCATCATCGAGGTGGATGGCTATACCCACAAGTTTAAGACAGTAGAAGATATGGAAAGAGACAGCGTACTGGCGGGAAATGGCTTTACAACCCTACGGTTTACGGATGAGGAAGAGATGAAGGATTTGCCCAATGTGTAA
- a CDS encoding YwbE family protein gives MNGTKRADIKPGLHVNIVLKEDQRTGALTEGYVQDILTNSSTHPHGIKVRLETGEVGRVKEILPED, from the coding sequence ATGAACGGAACAAAACGCGCCGACATCAAGCCCGGCCTGCATGTTAACATTGTGCTGAAGGAAGACCAGCGTACCGGCGCACTCACAGAAGGCTACGTGCAGGACATTCTGACTAATTCATCCACCCACCCGCACGGCATCAAAGTCCGCCTCGAAACCGGCGAAGTGGGCCGGGTGAAGGAAATTCTGCCGGAAGACTGA
- a CDS encoding pyruvate kinase, translating into MPHPDKHYKDLIAQLDLLHSQALELEQKFAPAIQKVYPAFRNSARNLLHYLALRQHDIRELQASLARLGLSSLGRAEGHVLASLQAVRHQLCFLASCEPREEHLAVSFAENQPLLASHTKALLGPAPGNRSTRIMVTFSSDLADDYDLVCRLLKAGMNCARINCAHDGEEVWLRMVQQVRKASSELDIPCHILMDLMGPKLRTGPLKPSPPLLVIQPVQNELGQVMAPAKVWLAPPSAEPPLQPDAILPVDADWLAQLQPGDTLSFTDTRGRHRHLAVVLKEARGVLTHLLKSSYITTGTELKVKADTVLERSTKVGQLPAFEHPLLLRKNDILVLTKAPLPGEAAQYDAQGHVVQPAHISCTLPEVFAHVKPGQPILFNDGKIEGQVQQVSPEQLLVKITYASDTGSKLRADNGINLPDTKLHLYGLTDKDKADLRFVAQHADMVGLSFVNDTTMVEALQEQLRELNAEDTGIMLKIETKEGFRNLAPLLLAVMRSYPAGIMIARGDLAVECGWQRLAEVQEEILWLSEAAHLPVVWATQVLETLAKKGRPSRAEITDAAMAQRADCVMLNKGPYIVQAIQLLDDILNRMQAHQHKKTSMLRSLHISALEGLAGDPE; encoded by the coding sequence ATGCCACATCCTGACAAGCATTACAAAGACCTGATCGCGCAACTGGACCTGTTGCACTCGCAAGCCCTGGAACTGGAACAGAAATTTGCGCCGGCCATTCAGAAAGTATATCCTGCTTTCCGGAACAGTGCCCGCAACCTGCTCCACTACCTGGCCCTGCGGCAGCATGACATCCGGGAGCTGCAGGCGTCGCTGGCACGGCTCGGGCTTTCCTCGCTGGGGCGCGCCGAAGGGCATGTGCTTGCCAGCCTGCAGGCCGTGCGCCACCAGCTGTGCTTCCTGGCCAGTTGCGAGCCCAGGGAGGAGCATCTGGCCGTTTCGTTTGCAGAAAACCAGCCCCTGCTTGCCAGCCACACCAAAGCTTTGCTAGGCCCCGCGCCCGGCAACCGTAGCACCCGCATCATGGTAACGTTTTCGTCGGACCTGGCAGACGACTATGACCTGGTTTGCCGCCTGCTGAAAGCTGGGATGAACTGCGCCCGCATTAACTGTGCCCACGACGGAGAGGAAGTATGGCTGCGGATGGTACAGCAGGTGCGCAAGGCCAGCAGCGAGCTTGATATTCCGTGCCACATCCTGATGGATTTGATGGGCCCGAAGCTGCGCACCGGTCCCTTGAAACCTTCCCCGCCCCTGCTGGTGATACAACCGGTGCAGAACGAGCTGGGCCAGGTAATGGCTCCTGCCAAAGTATGGCTGGCGCCGCCGAGTGCGGAACCGCCGCTGCAGCCCGATGCCATCCTGCCCGTAGATGCGGACTGGCTGGCCCAACTGCAACCCGGCGACACGCTTTCCTTTACCGATACGCGCGGGCGGCACCGCCACCTGGCCGTGGTACTAAAAGAGGCCCGGGGCGTACTGACACACCTGCTCAAAAGCTCCTACATCACCACAGGCACCGAGCTGAAAGTAAAGGCAGATACGGTGCTGGAGCGCTCCACCAAAGTTGGGCAACTACCGGCTTTCGAACATCCTTTACTGCTCCGGAAAAACGACATACTGGTGCTTACAAAAGCGCCACTACCGGGCGAGGCCGCACAGTATGATGCCCAGGGCCATGTGGTGCAGCCGGCACATATTTCGTGCACGCTGCCCGAGGTGTTTGCGCATGTAAAGCCCGGCCAACCTATCCTGTTTAACGACGGCAAGATAGAAGGCCAGGTGCAGCAGGTGAGCCCGGAACAGTTGCTGGTAAAAATCACCTACGCCAGCGACACAGGCAGCAAGCTCCGGGCAGATAATGGCATCAACCTGCCCGACACTAAACTGCACCTGTACGGCCTCACCGATAAAGACAAAGCAGACCTGCGCTTTGTAGCGCAGCATGCCGACATGGTGGGCCTTTCGTTTGTGAACGACACCACGATGGTAGAAGCCCTGCAGGAGCAACTCCGGGAGCTGAATGCCGAAGACACAGGCATTATGCTCAAGATCGAGACCAAGGAAGGCTTCCGCAACCTGGCGCCCCTACTGCTGGCCGTGATGCGCAGCTACCCGGCCGGCATTATGATTGCGCGCGGCGACCTGGCCGTGGAATGTGGCTGGCAGCGGCTGGCCGAAGTGCAGGAAGAGATCCTGTGGCTAAGCGAGGCGGCACACCTGCCGGTGGTTTGGGCCACACAGGTATTGGAAACACTGGCAAAAAAAGGCCGCCCCTCCCGGGCCGAGATCACCGATGCTGCCATGGCCCAGCGCGCCGATTGCGTAATGCTGAACAAAGGCCCCTACATTGTGCAGGCCATCCAGCTACTCGACGATATCCTGAACCGCATGCAGGCCCATCAGCACAAGAAAACATCCATGCTGCGCAGCCTGCATATCTCTGCGCTGGAGGGGTTGGCCGGGGATCCGGAGTAG
- a CDS encoding DUF1206 domain-containing protein: MHATKQIKRWICLLPVYGCFSTGLIYVAIGVIAILSFLRLKQGGADESSLLAYLSDYTIGRVFVWIILLGSVSYIIWRIYESLKDPYGYGRQLKGIALRVGIALSSVADAFIAYAAIAVLLGISNIPENGQPQEQRQLVSQLLQHNMGNWAIIGAGLIILITAIVQLLYGITKGYKERLDIDRLYAILKPLVHPLAWAGYVARGIILGIIGFFFLKAGVLENARYVVNTDKAFDFIGDRVGHFYFIAVAVGTICYGLFMFALGAADNPDKE, translated from the coding sequence ATGCACGCCACAAAACAGATAAAACGCTGGATTTGCCTGCTGCCCGTTTACGGGTGTTTTTCTACCGGGCTCATTTACGTGGCCATCGGGGTCATTGCCATACTTTCCTTTTTAAGGCTCAAGCAGGGCGGCGCAGATGAAAGCAGCCTGCTTGCTTACCTGAGTGATTATACCATCGGAAGAGTGTTTGTCTGGATCATCCTGCTTGGCTCGGTGAGTTATATTATCTGGCGCATCTACGAAAGCCTGAAAGACCCTTACGGCTACGGCAGGCAGCTAAAAGGCATCGCCCTGCGGGTCGGCATTGCCTTGAGCTCGGTAGCTGATGCCTTTATTGCTTATGCGGCCATTGCAGTTTTGCTTGGCATCAGCAACATCCCCGAAAACGGACAGCCCCAGGAACAACGCCAGCTTGTAAGCCAGCTATTGCAGCACAACATGGGCAATTGGGCTATTATCGGCGCGGGCCTGATCATCTTGATAACGGCTATTGTGCAGCTGCTCTACGGAATCACAAAAGGGTATAAGGAAAGGTTGGACATCGACCGCCTGTATGCCATTCTGAAGCCGCTGGTGCATCCCCTGGCCTGGGCAGGCTATGTCGCCCGGGGGATCATTCTGGGAATTATTGGCTTTTTCTTCCTTAAAGCGGGTGTTCTGGAAAATGCCCGCTATGTGGTGAACACGGACAAGGCCTTTGATTTTATCGGCGACCGGGTCGGGCATTTCTACTTTATTGCCGTGGCGGTCGGCACGATCTGCTATGGCCTTTTTATGTTTGCCCTAGGCGCTGCCGATAACCCGGATAAAGAGTAA
- a CDS encoding DUF1684 domain-containing protein, translated as MSRPLRLIIFAGIVLVLFYFVKDTLFNDDNYIKPLLQERQNKELSFRSRENSPFTEDGRRAFKGLTYYEPNLAYRVKAQLQAIPKQDTVQMKMNNGTSEPYLRYATATFELEGQPQRLTLFKRLSGEKQEELFVPFTDKTNGFETYGGGRFLDVAYREDAKTIQLDFNRAYSPYCNYNPDYVCPVPPQDNRLAVAVPAGEKTYEGAH; from the coding sequence ATGTCACGACCGCTGAGACTGATCATATTTGCCGGCATTGTACTGGTGCTTTTCTATTTTGTAAAAGATACCCTTTTCAACGACGACAACTACATCAAACCGCTGCTGCAGGAGCGCCAGAACAAGGAACTCTCGTTCCGGAGCCGTGAGAACTCGCCGTTTACCGAAGATGGCCGCCGGGCATTCAAGGGCCTGACCTATTATGAGCCCAACCTGGCTTACCGCGTGAAAGCGCAGCTGCAGGCCATTCCGAAGCAGGACACAGTGCAGATGAAGATGAATAACGGCACGTCGGAACCCTACCTGCGCTATGCCACAGCCACCTTCGAGCTGGAAGGACAGCCCCAGCGCCTTACCTTGTTCAAGCGCCTGAGCGGTGAGAAGCAGGAGGAGCTGTTTGTGCCCTTCACTGACAAGACCAACGGCTTTGAAACGTATGGTGGCGGCCGTTTCCTGGATGTGGCTTATAGAGAGGATGCCAAAACCATTCAGCTGGATTTTAACCGTGCCTACAGCCCTTACTGCAACTATAATCCCGATTACGTGTGCCCCGTGCCCCCGCAGGATAACCGCCTGGCAGTAGCTGTTCCGGCCGGGGAGAAAACCTACGAAGGAGCGCATTAA
- the pheT gene encoding phenylalanine--tRNA ligase subunit beta yields MLISFDWLKQLIHIDKPAEEIGTLLTGAGLEVEGIHTYEAVQGGLEGIVLGQVLTCERHPDADRLSITTVDIGTGTPSQIVCGAPNVGAGQRVVVATVNSTLYPTGGEPFKIKKSKIRGAASEGMICAEDEIGIGTSHAGIMVLDTDLPNGTPAAAFFGLDSDKVFEIGLTPNRADAASHYGVARDLQALTGAKAELPSVEAFGVSNTSRSITVEVENTAACPRYAGVTVSGIKVGPSPEWMQRRLRAIGLSPINNVVDVTNYVLHELGQPLHAFDADKIKGGKIVVKTVAEGTVFKTLDGVERKLQATDLMICNAEEPMAIGGVFGGIESGVSAETTSIFIESAYFSPDWVRRTGMAHGLKTDASFRFERGTDPDMVITALKRAALLVQEVAGGEVSSQIVDVYPNPIGSREIVVSIARIHSLIGQHIGTERIKTILTDLGITITGETETHLTLSVPPFKVDVTREADVVEEVLRIYGFNNITVSEHMSSTFLANFPRPNPEDITDAIMSYIADNGFHEIITNSITNSNYYTQDGEEAGLVEVVNYNSEDLDVLRKSMVFSGLEVLRRNINRRQRDLKLFELGKVYSKLEGEYKESRRLALYLAGNVSAESWKQPSIKTAFHDLAGVVQNVLRKLNAGDFEMQPLAPNRYLQQGIAYTKNGTVLAELGPLDALVARQMEVKEQVWYAELNWDYLLKKYKDKLTAEELPKYPEVRRDLSLVLDKNVTFDQVRQIALRTERKLLQDVNVFDVYEGDKIEAGKKAYAISFTLLDRQQTLTDKVIESTMNRLMQQFEKQLGAFIRK; encoded by the coding sequence ATGCTGATTTCGTTCGACTGGCTGAAACAACTGATCCACATAGACAAACCTGCAGAGGAAATAGGCACTTTACTTACGGGCGCAGGCCTCGAAGTGGAGGGCATTCATACGTACGAGGCGGTGCAGGGCGGCCTGGAAGGCATTGTGCTGGGGCAGGTGCTCACCTGCGAGCGCCACCCGGATGCCGACCGCCTCAGCATCACCACCGTCGATATTGGCACGGGCACACCGAGCCAGATCGTGTGTGGCGCCCCCAACGTGGGCGCCGGGCAGCGCGTGGTGGTGGCTACTGTTAACAGCACGCTGTACCCCACGGGCGGCGAACCTTTTAAGATCAAGAAATCAAAAATACGCGGCGCTGCTTCCGAAGGGATGATCTGCGCCGAGGACGAAATTGGCATCGGTACCTCGCATGCGGGCATCATGGTGCTGGACACCGACCTGCCCAACGGCACACCGGCCGCCGCCTTCTTCGGGCTGGACTCCGACAAAGTGTTCGAGATCGGTCTGACGCCGAACCGGGCCGATGCCGCCTCGCATTACGGCGTGGCCCGCGACCTACAGGCCCTGACCGGTGCCAAAGCAGAACTGCCTTCTGTGGAAGCCTTCGGGGTAAGCAATACCTCCCGAAGTATAACCGTGGAAGTGGAAAATACCGCTGCCTGCCCGCGCTATGCCGGGGTAACAGTTTCAGGTATAAAAGTAGGCCCTTCGCCCGAGTGGATGCAGCGGCGCCTGCGCGCCATCGGCCTCTCGCCCATTAACAACGTGGTGGACGTAACCAACTATGTGCTGCACGAACTGGGCCAGCCGCTGCATGCCTTTGACGCTGACAAGATAAAAGGCGGGAAGATTGTGGTGAAAACCGTGGCCGAGGGCACCGTGTTTAAAACGCTGGATGGCGTGGAGCGCAAGCTGCAGGCTACCGACCTGATGATCTGCAATGCCGAAGAGCCCATGGCGATTGGCGGCGTATTTGGCGGGATAGAATCGGGGGTATCGGCCGAAACAACAAGTATCTTTATCGAAAGCGCATATTTCTCGCCGGACTGGGTGCGCCGCACGGGCATGGCCCACGGCCTGAAAACAGATGCCTCTTTCCGTTTTGAGCGGGGCACCGATCCGGACATGGTCATCACGGCGCTGAAGCGCGCGGCCCTGCTAGTGCAGGAGGTAGCCGGCGGCGAGGTCTCATCCCAAATCGTGGATGTGTACCCCAACCCGATCGGCAGCCGCGAGATTGTGGTAAGTATAGCCCGTATTCACAGCCTGATCGGGCAGCACATCGGCACAGAGCGCATCAAAACGATTCTCACAGACCTGGGCATCACGATCACCGGCGAAACTGAAACGCACCTGACCTTGTCGGTGCCACCGTTTAAGGTGGACGTGACCCGCGAGGCCGATGTGGTGGAAGAAGTGCTGCGTATCTATGGCTTTAACAACATCACGGTAAGCGAGCACATGTCGTCCACGTTTCTGGCCAACTTTCCGCGGCCAAACCCGGAAGATATCACTGACGCTATCATGAGCTATATTGCCGATAACGGCTTCCACGAGATCATTACCAACTCCATTACCAACTCTAATTACTATACACAGGACGGGGAAGAAGCGGGGTTGGTGGAAGTGGTGAACTATAACTCCGAAGACCTGGACGTGTTGCGCAAGAGCATGGTGTTTTCGGGGCTGGAGGTGCTGCGCCGCAACATCAACCGCCGCCAGCGCGACCTGAAGCTTTTTGAATTGGGCAAAGTATACAGCAAGCTGGAAGGCGAATACAAGGAAAGTCGCCGGCTGGCCCTATACCTGGCCGGCAACGTGTCGGCCGAAAGCTGGAAGCAGCCAAGTATAAAAACTGCTTTCCACGACCTGGCAGGCGTGGTGCAGAACGTGCTGCGCAAGCTGAACGCCGGCGATTTTGAGATGCAGCCACTGGCGCCTAACCGCTACCTGCAGCAGGGTATTGCGTATACCAAAAACGGCACGGTGCTGGCTGAGCTTGGTCCGCTGGATGCCCTTGTAGCGCGGCAGATGGAAGTGAAAGAGCAGGTATGGTACGCCGAACTGAACTGGGATTACCTGCTTAAAAAGTATAAAGACAAGCTGACGGCCGAAGAGCTGCCTAAATATCCGGAAGTGCGCCGCGATCTGTCGCTGGTGCTGGATAAAAATGTTACCTTCGACCAAGTCCGCCAGATCGCGTTGCGCACCGAGCGCAAGCTGCTGCAGGATGTGAATGTGTTTGACGTGTACGAGGGCGACAAAATAGAAGCCGGTAAAAAGGCCTATGCCATCAGCTTTACGTTGCTGGACCGCCAGCAAACCCTGACCGATAAGGTGATCGAGAGTACGATGAACCGCCTGATGCAACAATTTGAGAAACAACTGGGAGCTTTTATCCGCAAATAG
- a CDS encoding cell division protein ZapA, with amino-acid sequence MSELAIKIRIAEREYPMRVKEEEEERLRVVGKLLNERLRFFKDQFGIQEKQDLLAMVAFETMVDKLKLEDEKNAHQTKVDQQLNLLDDLLSAATK; translated from the coding sequence ATGAGTGAATTAGCAATCAAGATTCGCATCGCGGAACGCGAGTATCCGATGCGGGTGAAAGAAGAAGAGGAAGAAAGGCTGCGGGTAGTAGGCAAACTGCTAAACGAGCGCTTGCGCTTCTTTAAAGACCAGTTTGGGATACAGGAAAAACAGGATTTGCTGGCCATGGTGGCCTTTGAAACCATGGTAGACAAGCTGAAGCTGGAAGATGAGAAAAACGCTCATCAGACCAAAGTAGACCAGCAGCTCAACTTGCTCGACGACCTTTTATCTGCTGCTACCAAATAG